In one Candidatus Melainabacteria bacterium RIFOXYA2_FULL_32_9 genomic region, the following are encoded:
- a CDS encoding 2-C-methyl-D-erythritol 2,4-cyclodiphosphate synthase, translating to MNQQYRVGNGYDIHKLVEGRKLILGGIEIPYHLGLLGHSDADILTHSIMDAMLGAVSIGDIGRYFPPSDPVYKDIDSLELLKKVKYLVEAENYKINNIDTVIQAERPKLAGYIFLIKEKLAEVLEIDVDQISVKATTMEGMGPVGEGKAIAAHAVILLEKMSK from the coding sequence ATGAATCAGCAATATAGAGTTGGAAATGGTTATGACATTCATAAACTAGTGGAAGGCAGAAAGTTAATTCTTGGTGGAATAGAGATTCCTTATCATTTGGGTTTACTTGGCCATTCTGATGCAGATATATTAACCCATTCCATTATGGATGCAATGCTTGGAGCAGTATCTATTGGAGATATTGGCAGATATTTTCCCCCATCAGATCCGGTATATAAAGATATTGATAGCCTTGAACTTTTAAAAAAAGTTAAATATTTGGTTGAAGCTGAAAATTATAAAATTAATAATATAGATACAGTTATACAGGCAGAGCGTCCTAAGCTAGCAGGTTATATTTTTCTTATAAAAGAAAAGCTTGCAGAAGTGCTTGAAATTGATGTAGATCAAATTTCAGTGAAAGCAACAACAATGGAAGGGATGGGGCCTGTTGGTGAAGGTAAAGCCATTGCAGCTCATGCAGTTATTTTATTAGAGAAAATGTCTAAATAA